Proteins co-encoded in one Acidobacteriota bacterium genomic window:
- a CDS encoding P22 coat protein - protein 5 domain protein: MALDFIPTVWAARLLVALERSLVYGQANVCNRDYEGEIRASGNTVKIASIGDVTVDDYTKDTDIGDPETLTDAEQTLLIDQAKYFNFYVDSVDRAQQNVNVLDEAMRRASWSLRDHADTFLAAAMEAAVVTDNKIGSNASPEVPTKDNAYEYLVDLGVLLDEANTPIDGRFVIVPAWFHGLLLKDERFVKAGTRRSDIAIRNGEVGAAAGFSIIKSNNVPNTSGAKYKIIAGHSIATSYAEQIVDVQTYKPEKRFGDAVKGLHVYGAKVVRPTALAMLIADKA, encoded by the coding sequence ATGGCTTTAGATTTTATACCAACAGTATGGGCGGCGAGATTGCTTGTCGCTCTTGAGAGATCGCTTGTATATGGACAGGCGAATGTGTGTAACCGCGATTACGAAGGTGAGATCCGTGCGAGCGGAAATACGGTCAAGATCGCGTCGATCGGCGACGTGACGGTTGACGATTATACCAAGGACACAGACATCGGCGACCCCGAAACGCTGACCGATGCCGAGCAGACGCTGCTGATCGATCAGGCGAAATACTTCAACTTCTATGTTGACAGCGTCGACCGTGCCCAGCAGAACGTCAACGTGCTCGACGAAGCGATGCGCCGAGCCTCGTGGTCACTGCGTGATCATGCTGATACATTCCTTGCCGCCGCGATGGAAGCTGCGGTCGTCACAGACAATAAGATCGGTTCCAACGCATCGCCCGAGGTTCCGACCAAGGACAACGCCTACGAATACCTCGTCGATCTGGGCGTTCTTCTCGATGAGGCGAACACGCCGATCGACGGCAGATTCGTCATCGTGCCGGCCTGGTTTCACGGGCTGCTGCTTAAGGACGAGCGGTTCGTAAAGGCAGGAACGCGTCGCTCGGACATCGCGATCCGCAATGGCGAGGTCGGTGCGGCGGCCGGATTTTCGATCATCAAATCCAACAACGTACCGAATACGTCCGGCGCGAAATACAAGATAATCGCCGGTCATTCGATCGCGACCTCGTACGCCGAGCAGATCGTGGACGTGCAGACCTACAAGCCGGAAAAAAGATTTGGCGACGCGGTCAAAGGCCTCCACGTATACGGCGCCAAGGTAGTACGGCCGACGGCGTTAGCCATGCTCATCGCGGACAAAGCTTAA